A window of the Procambarus clarkii isolate CNS0578487 chromosome 19, FALCON_Pclarkii_2.0, whole genome shotgun sequence genome harbors these coding sequences:
- the LOC138366448 gene encoding uncharacterized protein — MHGSVEENTPTVDKLRLLINYAAPRVFDYIADCTTYDAAEKFLTELFVKPKNEVFARYVLATRRQEPGESLDQFLQALNLLAKDCQFKAVTAVEACDNYVRDAFINGLGSATIRQRLHLKNKTLDLQSAFDQARTLETAQKLSASYAQPGATNAAMALSLDLEDLGGQESVEEKVDTVSAATTSGLKCFFCGYSQHPHSRCPAREALCMNCKKKGHYAKDCRSLK, encoded by the exons Atgcatg gat CAGTAGAAGAAAATACCCCCACCGTGGACAAGCTGCGTCTCTTAATAAACTACGCTGCTCCACGTGTGTTCGACTACATAGCTGACTGCACTACGTATGATGCTGCTGAAAAATTCCTAACAGAACTGTTTGTGAAGCCCAAGAATGAAGTATTCGCAAGGTATGTCCTTGCAACACGACGCCAAGAACCCGGTGAGTCGCTTGATCAGTTTCTTCAGGCTTTAAACTTATTAGCTAAAGATTGCCAGTTCAAAGCAGTGACTGCTGTAGAAGCCTGTGATAACTATGTGAGAGATGCTTTCATTAATGGGCTGGGTTCTGCCACAATAAGGCAGCGCTTACACTTGAAAAATAAAACTTTAGACTTACAGTCAGCCTTTGACCAGGCTCGCACTCTAGAAACGGCACAGAAACTGTCTGCCTCTTATGCTCAGCCAGGGGCTACAAATGCTGCCATGGCACTCTCATTAGACCTGGAGGACTTAGGAGGACAAGAAAGTGTAGAAGAAAAAGTTGACACAGTTTCTGCAGCTACAACTAGTGGTTTAAAGTGCTTCTTTTGTGGTTACTCTCAACATCCTCACAGTCGATGTCCAGCTAGAGAGGCTCTGTGTATGAATTGCAAGAAAAAGGGTCATTATGCTAAGGACTGCCGATCTCTGAAATAG